A genomic segment from Fusarium keratoplasticum isolate Fu6.1 chromosome 10, whole genome shotgun sequence encodes:
- a CDS encoding Peptidase-M14 domain-containing protein → MRCSVVSLLSLALGALAAPKPEIKSYDGYKVFRVNTHGSQAVEEKLAAVTHDEWEHGFQHIDVVIAPDDLDKFEGLGFEYRVLHEDLGASISAESPSPKKWKRQADDDAWFDEYHNYEDHIDYFRDLQRLFPNNSKLISSGKSYQKRNIYGLHLWGSGGPGKPAVLYHGTVHAREWISAPTVEYITLQLVNGYKSEDKQVKSFLDKYDFYIFPVVNPDGFVYTQSANRLWRKNRQPPPASSPNQTCIGRDINRNWEFGWDSNKLGASTNPCSEVYKGEKPSDSPENQGLDKFVRQLRDGAGIKLYIDWHSYGQYILSPFGYKETLYAPELGKWTKAAALVSEAIRDSSDDRTTFVFGPSGAVLYTTTGAAPDHVYSVGGAEFSYTIELRDIGDYGFVLPPAQIKPNVKEQWEGQKVLLSLLDEEFFDGEGAALYQGQN, encoded by the exons ATGAGGTGCTCTGTTGTTTCGTTGCTTTCCCTCGCTCTTGGAGCTCTCGCAGCCCCCAAGCCAGAGATCAAGTCCTATGATGGATACAAGGTCTTTCGTGTAAACACTCACGGCAGCCAGGCCgtagaggagaagctcgcaGCTGTCACTCATGACGAGTGGGAGCACGGCTTCCAGCACATTGACGTTGTCATTGCCCCcgatgacctcgacaagtttgaaggccttggcttcgaGTATCGCGTCTTGCACGAGGATCTCGGAGCTTCCATCTCTGCCGAATCCCCTTCTCCCAAGAAGTGGAAGCGTcaggctgatgatgatgcttggTTTGACGAGTACCACAACTACGAGGACCACATCGACTACTTTAGAGATCTGCAGCGATTGTTCCCTAACAATTCTAAGCTGATCTCTTCTGGAAAGTCGTATCAGAAGCGAAACATCTATGGACTTCATCTTTGGGGTAGTGGCGGACCTGGAAAGCCTGCTGTGCTGTACCACGGAACTGTCCACGCCCGAGAATGGATCTCTGCGCCT ACTGTCGAATACATCACTCTTCAGCTCGTCAACGGGTATAAGTCCGAGGATAAGCAGGTCAAGTCGTTCCTCGACAAGTATGACTTTTACATCTTCCCCGTCGTGAACCCCGATG GCTTCGTCTATACTCAATCCGCAAACCGTCTCTGGCGAAAGAACCGTCAACCCCCTCCCGCTTCTTCCCCCAACCAGACCTGCATCGGTCGCGACATCAACCGCAACTGGGAGTTTGGATGGGACTCGAACAAGCTCGGCGCCTCGACCAACCCATGCTCCGAGGTGTACAAGGGCGAGAAGCCCTCCGATAGTCCCGAGAACCAGGGTCTTGACAAGTTTGTCCGACAGCTCCGAGACGGCGCTGGAATTAAGCTCTACATCGATTGGCACTCGTATGGACAGTACATCCTTTCGCCTTTTGGATACAAGGAGACTCTTTACGCTCCAGAGCTTGGCAAGTGgaccaaggctgctgctcttgttAGTGAGGCCATCCGCGACAGCTCCGACGATCGCACCACTTTTGTCTTTGGACCCAGCGGTGCTGTTCTGTACACCACGACTGGTGCTGCCCCCGACCACGTGTACAGTGTTGGAGGCGCCGAGTTCTCTTACACGATTGAGCTTCGGGACATTGGCGACTATGGCTTTGTGCTTCCCCCCGCGCAGATCAAGCCTAATGTCAAGGAGCAGTGGGAGGGTCAGAAGGTGCTGCTTTCGCTGCTGGATGAGGAGTTCTTTGATGGTGAGGGCGCTGCTCTCTACCAGGGACAGAACTAA
- a CDS encoding Succinyl-CoA:3-ketoacid-coenzyme A transferase, producing the protein MSSVLRFQSRRVVARQLTWGSSFTARAPRSFSTSKIVFSSRGHSKLFDNADAAVADIKSGSTVLSAGFGLCGVADTIIGALNRRGRESLHSLTAVSNNAGQEGKGGLATLTSAGQVDRLILSYLGNNKVLEKKYLTGELAIELCPQGTLAERIRAGGAGIPAFFTPTAAHTLVQDGEIPVRLDKSGAVVEKGRKRETREFNGRTFLMETALTGDVAILRAWKVDKEGNCVFRYATKAFGPIMAKAAKVTIVEAENIVEAGEIDPNEVDLPGIFVDRIVPSTAEKNIEVLKTREEGEDGSPPKATSEAQERRNRIARRAAKELKPGYYVNLGVGIPTLAVSFLPPDSTVRLQSENGLLGMGPYPTKDEVDPDIVNAGKETVTLLPGASCFDSSESFGMIRGGHVDVSILGALQVSSVGDLANYMIPGKVFKGMGGAMDLVANPDNTKIVVATEHCAKDGSSKVVQQCSLPLTGARVVSTIITDLCVFQVDRVQGTLTLTELAPGVTVDEVRAKTDADFAEADDLKTME; encoded by the exons ATGTCTAGCGTTCTACGATTCCAGAGCCGACGAGTGGTGGCGAGGCAGTTGACTTGGGGGAGCAGCTTTACAGCGCGAGCGCCGCGATCATTCAGCACATCAAAGATTGTCTTTTCTAGCCGAGGGCATTCCAAGCTCTTTGACAATGCCGATGCTGCCGTGGCAGACATTAAGAGCGGATCAACAGTTCTCAGCGCAGGTTTTGGCCTTTGTGGTGTCGCAG ATACAATTATTGGTGCTTTAAACCGACGAGGTCGCGAATCGCTTCATTCTCTCACAGCTGTCTCAAACAATGCCGGACAAGAAGGCAAGGGTGGACTGGCAACTCTCACCAGCGCTGGCCAGGTCGATCGATTAATCCTCTCATACCTTGGAAACAACAAAGTGTTGGAAAAGAAGTACCTGACTGGAGAGCTTGCAATTGAGCTTTGCCCGCAGGGTACTCTGGCAGAGCGCATTCGAGCCGGAGGTGCCGGCATTCCAGCATTCTTCACACCAACTGCTGCTC ATACTCTTGTGCAGGATGGAGAGATCCCCGTGCGATTGGACAAGTCGGGCGCTGTTGTCGAAAAGGGACGAAAGAGGGAGACGCGCGAGTTCAATGGCCGGACATTCCTCATGGAGACTGCTCTTACAGGCGACGTCGCCATTCTAAGGGCTTGGAAGGTGGACAAGGAGGGAAACTGTGTCTTTAG ATACGCTACCAAGGCTTTCGGacccatcatggccaaggccgccaaggtcaCTATCGTCGAGGCAGAGAACAttgtcgaggctggcgagatTGACCCCAACGAAGTTGACCTTCCCGGTATCTTTGTCGATCGAATCGTCCCCTCTACAGCAGAGAAGAACATTGAGGTGCTCAAgacgagagaagagggagaggatggcTCACCACCAAAGGCAACCAGCGAGGCCCAAGAGCGACGAAACAGAATCGCCCGACGAGCCGCCAAGGAGTTGAAGCCAGGATACTATGTGAACCTTGGAGTTGGAATCCCGACGCTGGCCGTCTCTTTCCTGCCTCCGGATAGCACGGTTCGACTTCAGTCTGAGAACGGTCTCCTTGGAATGGGTCCTTATCccaccaaggacgaggttgaCCC TGATATCGTCAATGCTGGAAAGGAGACCGTCACGCTTCTCCCTGGTGCATCATGCTTTGACTCTTCCGAGTCTTTCGGCATGATCCGTGGTGGACACGTCGATGTGTCAATTCTCGGT GCCCTTCAAGTTAGCTCCGTCGGTGACTTGGCAAACTACATGATCCCTGGAAAGGTCTTCAAGGGTATGGGAGGCGCCATGGACCTTGTCGCCAACcccgacaacaccaagattGTCGTTGCTACCGAGCACTGCGCCAAGGATGGCTCATCCAAGGTTGTGCAGCAGTGCAGCTTGCCATTGACAGGCGCACGTGTCGTgagcaccatcatcaccgaccTT TGTGTGTTCCAGGTGGATAGAGTCCAGGGCACTCTGACCCTGACGGAGCTTGCTCCGGGTGTGACGGTAGACGAAGTAAGAGCCAAGACGGACGCGGACTTTGCGGAAGCGGATGATTTGAAGACAATGGAGTAG
- a CDS encoding Peptidase-S8 domain-containing protein, translating to MRVIAVFALVAGASTFLAPWTPTKAPYHVPEGFKLAADEYLVMLHDNHTIDDHITNTGLNLTERVISFNPFNVINAYHLSVREEYSAFIHEIIRHDPGVAYVHHNYYNKEEIPEILGDVVKRDFIPDDPSMDKRWNKQTRKCWTTWNMAMISGGWMQRTSEPAGVPHERERRDFGTDLDKAHEAIWKYHPGPGVNIYVFDTGIKLSHSIFSKYTGLEKKARTSRLSVPRLDHGTANSSAFDAHIVNVKMFCESTSEQKARGAPITTKNSTPSHPESWLNPQVPTVTPVSLNIMEQGPSGIPIRRGRTRRQEQDGGNYPDLPKQQVESHPDSDRWMIDVDMSGYKHPEPDSSACFGLQTNRYLNRDVLVGNIEHFYEAAQARARRDPGSKFISTIYTPNEVMLIIDYETPDIDYEIVQEDCVFYLKHIVLDRCDSSSKDNPGNWKAGGVAHKDKIRYLTEPLKQRNSWAGCKVDGRNVHVWGGGWSTTDSGKRLIEEAKNCGIDAGSPKFNYGGGDDNREWTAEMNEGSDVDNKCISEAIEKAGGPKVICEKTAPPPPPPKPFEPKYDCQGSGLCGGPLLQVKHCDYAVNRLRRNRADPTWYGTQQAQDISVRHPETTLIILNREGRLTGNCWAKSDGIGCGVFIEGSGCELIGDDIWEYYQKIRSSCKKCGKVEYKAGCFVKIDYVAGCNNHDWRAKASHG from the exons ATGAGAGTTATCGCGGTATTTGCCCTCGTAGCCGGTGCCTCGACGTTTCTAGCTCCCTGGACACCTACCAAAGCCCCGTATCATGTCCCGGAAGGGTTTAAGCTAGCAGCCGACGAGTATCTTGTCATGCTTCATGATAACCACACTATCGATGACCACATTACCAACACTGGCTTGAACTTGACCGAGAGAGTAATCTCCTTCAACCCCTTCAACGTCATCAACGCCTACCACTTATCGGTGCGGGAAGAGTATTCCGCTTTCATTCATGAAATTATTCGACATGACCCTGGAGTGGCGTACGTCCATCACAACTACTACAACAAGGAAGAGATCCCTGAAATATTGGGCGACGTGGTCAAGCGTGATTTCATCCCCGATGACCCCAGTATGGACAAAAGATGGAACAAACAAACTCGAAAATGCTGGACAACCTGgaacatggccatgatctCCGGTGGGTGGATGCAGCGTACCAGCGAGCCCGCAGGCGTCCCGCATGAGCGTGAGAGGCGAGACTTTGGAACTGACCTTGATAAAGCCCACGAGGCGATCTGGAAGTACCATCCGGGACCTGGCGTGAACATTTACGTCTTTGACACCGGAATAAAGCTGTCTCACAGCATCTTCAGCAAGTACACTGGCTTGGAGAAAAAAGCGAGGACCAGTCGCCTTTCTGTCCCCCGGCTGGACCATG GAACTGCCAATTCATCGGCCTTTGACGCACACATTGTCAATGTCAAGATGTTTTGTGAGTCGACGTCAGAGCAGAAAGCTAGAGGTGCTCCCATCACAACAAAAAACTCGACGCCTTCGCACCCGGAGAGCTGGTTGAATCCGCAAGTACCAACTGTGACTCCTGTTTCGTTAAACATAATGGAACAA GGACCTAGCGGGATCCCCATCAGACGAGGACGAACACGccgacaagaacaagacggCGGAAACTACC CCGACCTCCCCAAGCAGCAGGTTGAGTCTCATCCCGACTCTGACAGATGGATGATCGATGTCGATATGAGTGGCTATAAGCATCCTGAGCCAGACTCCTCCGCCTGTTTCGGCCTTCAGACTAACCGCTATCTGAACCGGGACGTCCTGGTCGGCAACATTGAGCACTTCTATGAGGCTGCACAGGCTCGGGCACGACGAGACCCCGGTTCCAAGTTCATCTCAACCATATACACGCCCAACGAAGTCATGCTGATCATCGACTACGAGACCCCAGACATTGACTACGAGATTGTTCAGGAGGACTGTGTCTTCTATCTCAAGCACATTGTGCTTGATCGGTGCGATAGTAGTTCCAAGGACAACCCAGGAAACTGGAAGGCCGGGGGAGTCGCCCACAAGGACAAGATTCGATACCTCACCGAACCACTCAAACAGCGAAACTCTTGGGCCGGGTGCAAGGTTGACGGTCGCAACGTCCACGTCTGGGGCGGTGGATGGTCCACAACAGACAGCGGAAAACGTCttatcgaggaggccaagaactGTGGGATCGATGCAGGGTCTCCCAAGTTCAACTatggcggtggtgatgataACCGAGAGTGGACTGCAGAGATGAATGAGGGCTCTGATGTTGACAACAAATGCATCTCAGAGGCTATTGAGAAGGCTGGGGGACCCAAGGTGATCTGTGAAAAGacggctcctcctcctccgccgcctaAGCCCTTCGAGCCTAAGTATGACTGTCAGGGAAGTGGTCTG TGCGGCGGCCCCCTTTTGCAGGTGAAGCACTGCGACTATGCCGTTAACAGATTGCGCCGGAATCGAGCAGATCCCACCTGGTACGGGActcagcaagctcaagacaTCTCCGTGAGACACCCAGAAACAACACTAATCATCTTGAACAGAGAAGGGCGCCTCACCGGCAACTGCTGGGCCAAGTCGGACGGTATCGGCTGCGGTGTCTTTATTGAGGGTAGCGGCTGTGAGTTGATTGGTGATGATATCTGGGAGTACTACCAGAAGATTCGGTCTTCGTGCAAGAAGTGCGGCAAGGTTGAGTACAAGGCGGGTTGCTTTGTCAAGATTGATTATGTGGCGGGGTGCAATAACCACGACTGGAGGGCCAAGGCATCACACGGATAG